A stretch of the Argentina anserina chromosome 6, drPotAnse1.1, whole genome shotgun sequence genome encodes the following:
- the LOC126797602 gene encoding transcription factor EMB1444-like has protein sequence MGTTALRQLLKSICSNSLWNYGVFWKLRHQTDLILRWEDGYCHQPKPRETVDDATDNFYFGETNEITFKKCATRIPDHGSTGYSIGLAVADMSHIQYTFGKGIVGEVASTGNHSWVFLNCLRTSKSDSNLVPDCPDEWLVQYALGVKTILLVPVLPHGVLQFGSLETVAEDLAVVVFMKDRFNDIPNVMGKAVSSNIIRSIQAPHSWSQSSGLRENTYESTTVGINPLKVERSEDFDDLGQNNTTLLTLEQFMQLPTIDDPIFGIESSVFKDAGECEIGGPTVFSTKEPYTVNQSSDPSLLDMLENQLFGFSCQEEELVAFPQNGIYNFGVFGESLYGFNSYIAGSVADTSHNSMNNIFEFLETSELHKPLETSFQRPTDEQLWDLSISIDDTCSSSGVQKDLISSINPSWFSNACDPENFLEASVAKDDTSFSISDGIKSCTTSSRQSSGPYKQLKFEEGATMECEPLIWSHTSALPARCKTSSSFTGTMNTVVDNQHEDKGYTPTPSIKEHKLSGTNARRAKSGYSPKLRPRDRQLIQDRVKELRELVPNGAKCSIDGLLDLTIKHMTYLRSMTDQAEKLKPYEHQDQEATGCNNTNVTPSSSSNGTSRAFELGGELQISPIVVEDLEHPGHMLIEMLCDEHGLFLEIAQAIRRLELTVLKGVMETRSNNLWAHFVVEVPRGFHRMDVFWPLLHLLQRRRSSLSSKI, from the exons ATGGGGACTACTGCTCTGAGGCAGTTATTGAAGAGCATCTGCAGCAATTCGCTTTGGAATTATGGGGTCTTTTGGAAGCTGAGGCATCAGACTGATTT GATTTTGAGATGGGAGGATGGCTACTGTCACCAACCGAAACCGAGAGAAACTGTGGATGATGCAACAGATAACTTTTACTTTGGTGAGACGAATGAGATAACTTTCAAGAAGTGTGCAACAAGGATACCCGACCATGGATCTACTGGCTATTCAATTGGACTTGCAGTGGCTGATATGTCACATATTCAGTACACATTTGGAAAGGG GATTGTCGGTGAGGTTGCAAGTACTGGTAACCATAGCTGGGTGTTCCTCAATTGTTTGCGCACCAGTAAATCTGACTCGAACTTGGTTCCGGAT TGTCCAGATGAATGGTTGGTTCAGTATGCATTGGGTGTGAAG ACAATTTTGCTTGTACCTGTACTTCCACATGGAGTTTTGCAATTTGGCTCCTTGGAAACG GTTGCTGAAGATCTGGCAGTAGTTGTTTTCATGAAAGATAGATTCAATGATATTCCTAATGTCATGGGGAAAGCTGTATCTTCCAACATAATTCGGAGCATTCAAGCTCCACATTCTTGGTCACAATCATCTGGTTTAAGGGAGAACACATATGAGTCAACAACTGTTGGCATTAACCCTCTGAAAGTTGAAAGGTCAGAAGATTTTGATGACCTCGGACAGAATAATACCACACTATTGACTTTGGAGCAGTTCATGCAATTACCAACCATTGACGATCCAATATTTGGAATAGAATCATCAGTTTTTAAGGATGCAGGTGAATGTGAGATTGGTGGTCCGACAGTTTTTTCTACTAAAGAACCATATACAGTTAATCAGTCTTCAGATCCAAGTCTGCTGGATATGCTAGAAAATCAGCTGTTCGGTTTTTCTTGTCAAGAGGAAGAACTAGTTGCCTTTCCTCAGAATGGCatttataattttggagtttttGGAGAATCCTTATATGGCTTCAATTCTTACATTGCTGGAAGTGTAGCAGATACAAGTCACAACAGTATGAATAATATTTTTGAATTTCTTGAAACTAGTGAGCTACACAAACCACTTGAAACATCTTTCCAGAGGCCAACCGATGAACAGTTGTGGGATTTATCCATCTCCATTGATGATACATGTAGCAGCTCTGGTGTACAGAAAGATCTTATTAGCAGCATTAACCCATCATGGTTCTCCAACGCATGTGATCCTGAGAACTTTTTGGAAGCTTCAGTAGCCAAAGATGACACATCATTTAGCATATCTGATGGTATTAAATCATGTACAACCTCTTCAAGACAATCTTCAGGTCCCTATAAACAACTGAAATTTGAAGAGGGTGCCACGATGGAATGTGAACCACTGATATGGAGCCATACATCTGCTTTGCCTGCCAGATGCAAGACTTCATCTTCTTTCACAGGCACAATGAACACTGTGGTTGACAATCAGCATGAAGATAAGGGATACACTCCTACACCGTCTATAAAGGAGCACAAGTTGTCCGGCACCAATGCAAGAAGGGCCAAATCTGGATATAGTCCCAAGCTAAGACCAAGAGATAGACAGCTGATTCAGGATCGTGTCAAGGAACTTCGGGAACTTGTCCCAAATGGTGCCAAG TGCAGCATTGATGGCCTCTTGGACCTAACAATAAAACACATGACGTATTTAAGAAGCATGACTGATCAAGCTGAAAAATTGAAGCCCTATGAACATCAAGATCAAGAG GCAACTGGTTGCAACAATACAAATGTGACCCCAAGCAGTTCCTCAAATGGGACAAGCAGGGCTTTTGAACTTGGAGGTGAACTCCAGATTAGTCCCATTGTAGTAGAAGATCTTGAACACCCGGGCCATATGCTCATAGAG ATGTTATGTGATGAACATGGGCTCTTCCTTGAAATCGCCCAAGCTATCAGGCGGTTGGAGTTAACAGTGTTGAAGGGTGTGATGGAAACCCGATCAAACAACTTATGGGCACATTTTGTTGTTGAG GTTCCCAGGGGTTTTCATAGGATGGATGTGTTCTGGCCTCTTCTACATCTACTGCAACGCAGAAGAAGTTCCTTGTCAAGCAAGATCTGA
- the LOC126797603 gene encoding ultraviolet-B receptor UVR8-like isoform X1 — protein MNGNEGAKMESRREAAVYMSGYLPGVSPEKSPMLSLEPVKFPDPMDGGDSWKEVCGGGCGFAMAISESGRLMTWGSADEEGQSYLVAGKHGETPGSFPLPNEASVVKAAAGWAHCVSVTESGEVYTWGWKECVPSGKVFHDLSLMGSIEKDAMTTGKLSYLPAEQGRPLPRGFNFSSETVSHLDGKRAGEEVSKRRKTSSAKLEPESSSAADELFMASPCLVTMGPGVRITTVAAGGRHTLALSVSDMGQVWGWGYGGEGQLGLGSRMKMVSAPHLIPCIDQSASGKDRLFAVSQGGSKSPGSFVKEIACGGRHSAVITDTGALLTFGWGLYGQCGQGNTKDQLKATPVESLVDTRVKSITAGLWHTVCISVDGHIYAFGGNQFGQLGTGCEEAETLPRLLNSSSLENKHAKAASCGARHSTILTEDGHLFSWGWNKYGQLGLGDSVDRNLPCKVSLDGCLPKHIACGWWHTLMLADIPN, from the exons ATGAACGGGAACGAAGGTGCGAAGATGGAGAGCCGCAGAGAAGCTGCGGTGTACATGTCGGGATATCTACCCGGAGTATCGCCGGAAAAGTCTCCGATGCTGTCTCTGGAGCCGGTGAAGTTTCCGGATCCGATGGACGGCGGAGATTCCTGGAAGGAGGTCTGCGGTGGCGGTTGCGGTTTCGCTATGGCGATATCAG AGAGTGGGAGACTGATGACGTGGGGCTCGGCGGACGAAGAAGGGCAGAGCTACTTGGTTGCAGGGAAGCATGGG GAGACTCCAGGGAGTTTTCCTCTCCCAAATGAAGCCTCAGTGGTCAAGGCTGCTGCTGGTTGGGCCCATTGTGTTTCCGTCACAG AGAGTGGTGAAGTTTATACATGGGGCTGGAAAGAGTGTGTTCCATCAGGGAAGGTGTTCCATGATTTGAGCTTGATGGGAAGTATCGAGAAGGATGCTATGACTACTGGGAAACTAAGTTACTTGCCAGCTGAACAAG GAAGACCATTGCCCCGAGGCTTTAATTTTAGCAGTGAGACAGTATCTCATCTTGATGGAAAAAGGGCTGGAGAGGAAGTTTCAAAGCGGAGGAAAACTTCATCAGCTAAATTAGAACCTGAAAGTTCATCAGCTGCTGATGAACTCTTCATGGCATCGCCTTGTCTTGTTACAATGGGTCCTGGAGTGAGGATCACTACGGTTGCTGCCGGTGGGCGGCACACTTTAGCATTATCAG TTTCAGATATGGGACAGGTTTGGGGTTGGGGCTATGGAGGCGAAGGACAGCTGGGTTTGGGTTCCCGGATGAAGATGGTCTCTGCTCCTCATCTCATACCATGCATCGATCAATCTGCTTCTGGGAAGGATAGGTTATTTGCAGTATCTCAAGGTGGTTCAAAATCTCCTGGAAGTTTTGTAAAGGAAATTGCTTGTGGAGGTCGACATAGTGCAGTAATAACAG ACACTGGAGCACTACTTACTTTTGGCTGGGGCCTGTATGGACAG TGTGGGCAAGGGAACACAAAAGATCAGCTAAAGGCTACTCCTGTGGAGTCATTAGTGGATACTAGAGTGAAAAGTATAACTGCTGGACTATGGCATACTGTTTGCATATCTGTTGATGGCCACATATATGCTTTTGGAGGGAATCAGTTTGGACAATTGGGAACAGGTTGTGAGGAGGCTGAG ACTCTGCCTAGGCTTCTTAACTCTTCAAGTCTGGAAAACAAGCACGCCAAAGCAGCTTCCTGTGGAGCACGCCATAGTACTATACTAACGG AAGATGGTCACTTGTTTAGCTGGGGATGGAACAAGTATGGGCAG CTTGGTCTGGGCGATTCTGTGGATAGGAACCTTCCTTGTAAAGTTTCTCTAGATGGCTGCCTGCCTAAGCATATTGCATGTGGCTGGTGGCACACGCTAATGCTGGCGGACATACCCAATTGA
- the LOC126797603 gene encoding ultraviolet-B receptor UVR8-like isoform X3 has translation MNGNEGAKMESRREAAVYMSGYLPGVSPEKSPMLSLEPVKFPDPMDGGDSWKEVCGGGCGFAMAISESGRLMTWGSADEEGQSYLVAGKHGETPGSFPLPNEASVVKAAAGWAHCVSVTESGEVYTWGWKECVPSGKVFHDLSLMGSIEKDAMTTGKLSYLPAEQGRPLPRGFNFSSETVSHLDGKRAGEEVSKRRKTSSAKLEPESSSAADELFMASPCLVTMGPGVRITTVAAGGRHTLALSDMGQVWGWGYGGEGQLGLGSRMKMVSAPHLIPCIDQSASGKDRLFAVSQGGSKSPGSFVKEIACGGRHSAVITDTGALLTFGWGLYGQCGQGNTKDQLKATPVESLVDTRVKSITAGLWHTVCISVDGHIYAFGGNQFGQLGTGCEEAETLPRLLNSSSLENKHAKAASCGARHSTILTEDGHLFSWGWNKYGQLGLGDSVDRNLPCKVSLDGCLPKHIACGWWHTLMLADIPN, from the exons ATGAACGGGAACGAAGGTGCGAAGATGGAGAGCCGCAGAGAAGCTGCGGTGTACATGTCGGGATATCTACCCGGAGTATCGCCGGAAAAGTCTCCGATGCTGTCTCTGGAGCCGGTGAAGTTTCCGGATCCGATGGACGGCGGAGATTCCTGGAAGGAGGTCTGCGGTGGCGGTTGCGGTTTCGCTATGGCGATATCAG AGAGTGGGAGACTGATGACGTGGGGCTCGGCGGACGAAGAAGGGCAGAGCTACTTGGTTGCAGGGAAGCATGGG GAGACTCCAGGGAGTTTTCCTCTCCCAAATGAAGCCTCAGTGGTCAAGGCTGCTGCTGGTTGGGCCCATTGTGTTTCCGTCACAG AGAGTGGTGAAGTTTATACATGGGGCTGGAAAGAGTGTGTTCCATCAGGGAAGGTGTTCCATGATTTGAGCTTGATGGGAAGTATCGAGAAGGATGCTATGACTACTGGGAAACTAAGTTACTTGCCAGCTGAACAAG GAAGACCATTGCCCCGAGGCTTTAATTTTAGCAGTGAGACAGTATCTCATCTTGATGGAAAAAGGGCTGGAGAGGAAGTTTCAAAGCGGAGGAAAACTTCATCAGCTAAATTAGAACCTGAAAGTTCATCAGCTGCTGATGAACTCTTCATGGCATCGCCTTGTCTTGTTACAATGGGTCCTGGAGTGAGGATCACTACGGTTGCTGCCGGTGGGCGGCACACTTTAGCATTATCAG ATATGGGACAGGTTTGGGGTTGGGGCTATGGAGGCGAAGGACAGCTGGGTTTGGGTTCCCGGATGAAGATGGTCTCTGCTCCTCATCTCATACCATGCATCGATCAATCTGCTTCTGGGAAGGATAGGTTATTTGCAGTATCTCAAGGTGGTTCAAAATCTCCTGGAAGTTTTGTAAAGGAAATTGCTTGTGGAGGTCGACATAGTGCAGTAATAACAG ACACTGGAGCACTACTTACTTTTGGCTGGGGCCTGTATGGACAG TGTGGGCAAGGGAACACAAAAGATCAGCTAAAGGCTACTCCTGTGGAGTCATTAGTGGATACTAGAGTGAAAAGTATAACTGCTGGACTATGGCATACTGTTTGCATATCTGTTGATGGCCACATATATGCTTTTGGAGGGAATCAGTTTGGACAATTGGGAACAGGTTGTGAGGAGGCTGAG ACTCTGCCTAGGCTTCTTAACTCTTCAAGTCTGGAAAACAAGCACGCCAAAGCAGCTTCCTGTGGAGCACGCCATAGTACTATACTAACGG AAGATGGTCACTTGTTTAGCTGGGGATGGAACAAGTATGGGCAG CTTGGTCTGGGCGATTCTGTGGATAGGAACCTTCCTTGTAAAGTTTCTCTAGATGGCTGCCTGCCTAAGCATATTGCATGTGGCTGGTGGCACACGCTAATGCTGGCGGACATACCCAATTGA
- the LOC126797603 gene encoding ultraviolet-B receptor UVR8-like isoform X2, with protein MNGNEGAKMESRREAAVYMSGYLPGVSPEKSPMLSLEPVKFPDPMDGGDSWKEVCGGGCGFAMAISESGRLMTWGSADEEGQSYLVAGKHGETPGSFPLPNEASVVKAAAGWAHCVSVTESGEVYTWGWKECVPSGKVFHDLSLMGSIEKDAMTTGKLSYLPAEQGRPLPRGFNFSSETVSHLDGKRAGEEVSKRRKTSSAKLEPESSSAADELFMASPCLVTMGPGVRITTVAAGGRHTLALSVSDMGQVWGWGYGGEGQLGLGSRMKMVSAPHLIPCIDQSASGKDRLFAVSQGGSKSPGSFVKEIACGGRHSAVITDTGALLTFGWGLYGQCGQGNTKDQLKATPVESLVDTRVKSITAGLWHTVCISVDGHIYAFGGNQFGQLGTGCEEAETLPRLLNSSSLENKHAKAASCGARHSTILTDGHLFSWGWNKYGQLGLGDSVDRNLPCKVSLDGCLPKHIACGWWHTLMLADIPN; from the exons ATGAACGGGAACGAAGGTGCGAAGATGGAGAGCCGCAGAGAAGCTGCGGTGTACATGTCGGGATATCTACCCGGAGTATCGCCGGAAAAGTCTCCGATGCTGTCTCTGGAGCCGGTGAAGTTTCCGGATCCGATGGACGGCGGAGATTCCTGGAAGGAGGTCTGCGGTGGCGGTTGCGGTTTCGCTATGGCGATATCAG AGAGTGGGAGACTGATGACGTGGGGCTCGGCGGACGAAGAAGGGCAGAGCTACTTGGTTGCAGGGAAGCATGGG GAGACTCCAGGGAGTTTTCCTCTCCCAAATGAAGCCTCAGTGGTCAAGGCTGCTGCTGGTTGGGCCCATTGTGTTTCCGTCACAG AGAGTGGTGAAGTTTATACATGGGGCTGGAAAGAGTGTGTTCCATCAGGGAAGGTGTTCCATGATTTGAGCTTGATGGGAAGTATCGAGAAGGATGCTATGACTACTGGGAAACTAAGTTACTTGCCAGCTGAACAAG GAAGACCATTGCCCCGAGGCTTTAATTTTAGCAGTGAGACAGTATCTCATCTTGATGGAAAAAGGGCTGGAGAGGAAGTTTCAAAGCGGAGGAAAACTTCATCAGCTAAATTAGAACCTGAAAGTTCATCAGCTGCTGATGAACTCTTCATGGCATCGCCTTGTCTTGTTACAATGGGTCCTGGAGTGAGGATCACTACGGTTGCTGCCGGTGGGCGGCACACTTTAGCATTATCAG TTTCAGATATGGGACAGGTTTGGGGTTGGGGCTATGGAGGCGAAGGACAGCTGGGTTTGGGTTCCCGGATGAAGATGGTCTCTGCTCCTCATCTCATACCATGCATCGATCAATCTGCTTCTGGGAAGGATAGGTTATTTGCAGTATCTCAAGGTGGTTCAAAATCTCCTGGAAGTTTTGTAAAGGAAATTGCTTGTGGAGGTCGACATAGTGCAGTAATAACAG ACACTGGAGCACTACTTACTTTTGGCTGGGGCCTGTATGGACAG TGTGGGCAAGGGAACACAAAAGATCAGCTAAAGGCTACTCCTGTGGAGTCATTAGTGGATACTAGAGTGAAAAGTATAACTGCTGGACTATGGCATACTGTTTGCATATCTGTTGATGGCCACATATATGCTTTTGGAGGGAATCAGTTTGGACAATTGGGAACAGGTTGTGAGGAGGCTGAG ACTCTGCCTAGGCTTCTTAACTCTTCAAGTCTGGAAAACAAGCACGCCAAAGCAGCTTCCTGTGGAGCACGCCATAGTACTATACTAACGG ATGGTCACTTGTTTAGCTGGGGATGGAACAAGTATGGGCAG CTTGGTCTGGGCGATTCTGTGGATAGGAACCTTCCTTGTAAAGTTTCTCTAGATGGCTGCCTGCCTAAGCATATTGCATGTGGCTGGTGGCACACGCTAATGCTGGCGGACATACCCAATTGA
- the LOC126799423 gene encoding tropinone reductase homolog, with the protein MAGFNSQRWSLNGMTALVTGGTKGIGYAIVEELAGLGAAVHTCARSQEQIDERVKEWKSKGFKVSGSVCDLTSKSQREELVKTVSFVFDGKLNILVNNAASVTLRRTQDYTLEDLSSMMGSNVESSYHLCQLSYPLLKASENASIVFIASIAGAIALPRLSAYAATKSAVIQVSKNLACEWARDKIRTNTVAPWAVNTGAKVENDDHSEDFRRLIGRTPIRRVAEPNEISSLVSFLCLPAASYINGQVVNVDGGFTVSGF; encoded by the exons ATGGCAGGGTTCAACAGCCAAAGATGGTCTCTAAACGGTATGACTGCCCTTGTTACGGGTGGAACTAAAGGCATTGG ATATGCCATTGTGGAAGAGCTAGCTGGACTTGGGGCCGCTGTGCATACCTGTGCTCGCAGCCAAGAACAGATCGACGAGAGGGTTAAAGAATGGAAGAGCAAGGGATTTAAAGTGAGTGGTTCAGTTTGTGACCTCACGTCCAAATCTCAAAGGGAGGAGCTCGTTAAAACTGTCTCGTTTGTCTTTGATGGAAAACTCAACATCCTT GTAAATAATGCTGCTTCAGTTACGCTGAGAAGAACCCAAGATTATACTTTGGAAGATTTATCAAGTATGATGGGTTCCAATGTTGAATCTTCTTACCATCTGTGTCAGCTTTCATATCCTCTCTTGAAGGCCTCAGAAAATGCAAGTATTGTATTTATCGCCTCCATTGCTGGTGCCATTGCTCTACCTAGACTATCTGCCTATGCAGCAACAAAGA GTGCTGTTATCCAAGTTTCAAAGAACTTGGCATGCGAGTGGGCAAGAGACAAAATTCGGACAAACACTGTAGCACCTTGGGCAGTGAACACCGGTGCTAAAGTTGAAAAT GATGATCATTCTGAGGATTTCAGAAGGTTAATAGGTCGAACTCCAATTCGTCGTGTTGCTGAGCCTAATGAAATTTCATCTTTGGTCTCTTTCCTCTGCCTTCCTGCGGCTTCTTACATCAATGGACAAGTTGTTAATGTTGATGGAGGATTCACAGTGAGCGGTTTCTAA